From the genome of Anaerolineales bacterium:
GCGACCAGAGTGCCGACCGGGATGGAAGGAAGCACAACCGTCCCGGTGTCGGCGAGGGCTGCCCGCGCCCGCACCATGCCCCACGAGGCCGCCTCGATCGGCCGCGCAGTGGACGCCCCTGGCCAGTGGATATCGAGAAACTCGAATCCCGCCATCTCCATCTGCCGGCGTAGTTGGCTGTCGCTCTCGTCGTTCTGAGCCGCCAGCCCCGGCCCCCGATCCGCAGGCAGCAATCGGCGAAGCGCGTCCGCAATCCCATCCGTCGGGACCCGAGAGACTTCCCCGCTCACCGCCATCAGCGCCTGGGTGAATCCCTCGATCAAACTTCCCGAGGACCGCCGGGCAGTGGCGGCAGGCGTCGAGCTGGCCTGCGCAGGGGGTTCGACCGGGTGGCCTGCGGTCGTGGCTCTGGGAATGGCCTTCGTCTCGCGCCACCGTCGATGCAGTGTGCGGGAGGCGAAAGGTGGGAAGTGGCGGGAGCGGGTCCAGCTGGCCCCCGGCGGGGGGAGCCAGCCCAGCCATCCAGCCGCTCGGGGCGCCAGAGCCGCGGCCGCGCCCGCCAGGCGCTGTCCGAAGGCGAAACCGGCGGGGTGGGTGACGGCCCAGGCGAAGGCGCGAAGCCCCCAGCGCAGATCGCGCCGGCCCGAGCCCGTGGAAACATACTCCTGACGCAGGTGGAGCAGCATGCGCGGGATGTCGATCCCGATGGGACACGCCTC
Proteins encoded in this window:
- a CDS encoding LUD domain-containing protein → LTSYVTLIQGPGRPQSEDGSEHRYVILVDNGRRRLHGTPLAEALMCIRCGACLNSCPVFQELGGHAYGSPYPGPIGSVVSPALFGVKAFGHLAMASTLCGACKEACPIGIDIPRMLLHLRQEYVSTGSGRRDLRWGLRAFAWAVTHPAGFAFGQRLAGAAAALAPRAAGWLGWLPPPGASWTRSRHFPPFASRTLHRRWRETKAIPRATTAGHPVEPPAQASSTPAATARRSSGSLIEGFTQALMAVSGEVSRVPTDGIADALRRLLPADRGPGLAAQNDESDSQLRRQMEMAGFEFLDIHWPGASTARPIEAASWGMVRARAALADTGTVVLPSIPVGTLVASLLPPTLVVVLQQSDIHADLASWLAAGGRTLVSESSMVALVTGPSRTSDIEMTMTLGVHGPGRLVVLLTP